Part of the Lolium rigidum isolate FL_2022 chromosome 6, APGP_CSIRO_Lrig_0.1, whole genome shotgun sequence genome, TCCCTACCCCTAGCCTCAAATATGCGAATTGTGAACGGCACCACGGATAAGCGCAGAGAAATAGGGAGTAGACTACAAAACCCTAACAATTATTGGTGCGGCTTCCTTGCGCTTGCGACGTTTCACCCATGAACTCCAACCCTCTTTTTCTTTATGTGGATCTCAGCTCGTTAATTCTTTTGACAAAGTAATATATATTAGTATCGTGAAGCAGCAACGGCAGTGGCCAAACGTCAATACGGATACACCTAGCAAAATaacaattgcaaaaaaaaaatcttcgctACAACAATTTATTTTCAGCACACCAAACACCATCAAGACAACACCATCGTCTATCTTCTCCAAAAATGACGCTTCTAAGAAAGAAACATTGCACAAGAACCGTCATCGTCATGATCATAGATCATAGATTTTCACCATGGAAGAGGTCCACACTCTCAAAAATAAAAATCTTCTACAAGACCATTgctagacacaaccaattaagactagATCTTGAGGTTTCAACCTGAAGATTAGACACCTCGTTTATTGAAGCCAAGCCAGTATCCTCCACCCATCCGCGATCAACCTGCAAGAATGCCAATTTTATTAAGTAATTTTCATGAATAACATTGTTTTGCCTAGCAACGGTGGAGCAGTCCATACGGACCCTTCACTCCATTCACACGAAAACGTGTACACAAAACTTTAAAATTTATCATGCAAAAAAAGCATGGATAATACGCATCAGCTGAAACAATTAACGAGCAGAGTTACACAGGCTTGTGCATGGTCGGGAATCGACgggtcctcgtctcctctgctaGCCACTCCGACGGCGTGATGTGGTGGAGATCTCGGACCTGCGCTCGACACTGTAGAAAGTTCCCTAAAGTAAGAGTTTGGTTAACCGGCGTCGTCGTAATGGTGGCTATGGCGGTGTTATGCAGGACAAAAATATATACCCGCCTCCTTCCGTCCACCTCGTCAACGGTATTCTCGCCGGTGGCGTTCAGGAGGGCGGAGATCCGCTTCCCTGGAGTGGTGGATCTCGTCCAGTCTAAATCTGTTGTAGGTTTAGTGTTAGAAGATTTAGAACAATCCAATGGTTCAATGGCGACGACTTTGGTTCTGGGGCGTTGGTCCTTTGGGGCATGTGCACGAAGACTTCTGGACTATCATTGAAAACGTCAGGCCGACTCCAGTAAGAGATCAGCGACAACAGTGCGTCGACGGGGCTCACTCTGGCTGCATTAGTGGTTTTTAGGTGGTCCAATGATCTTGATGtaatttttattatatttgaggTGCTTTGTACTTCTTGTGAACTCATGGAATATATTTAGATCTTTCCTGCAAAAAAAAGCTTAGGGTTTTAATAGCCGTTTTATTTTTGGCCTCCGCAACAATGAAGATACCATCGTTTGCAATAAGTGATATTTGGCCCTTCGTTCAACAACGAGATCTTCTTTCcgccgtcaatggtggtgttggaagATTAAATTTATTTTGCTATGGTACTTCAGATCTTTCTTTGCTAAATTAATTTTGGATTTTCTTGCATGGTTGCCGTCACAATATTTTCTCCCGCTATTATATCCTGGATAATGGTGATTCATACTCTTGACTCTCGAGCGACACCAACCAGGTTGCTCGTTGATTTTCCCCGAAATATTACTGTGTTGGTACTTTCGCCGATGTTGGTTACTTTATTGGTTGCGTCGTGTGCGtgtcttggcattgcggctcaaaactaTGGGAGAAATCTCATTAGTATTTACAATTTCGTGGTTTGATATCTTTTGGTTGAACTAGCTAGAGTATGGAATTTCACATTATATTTGAGGGGTGCGTTGATGATGACAAGACGGAGAAAGCGCAAGAATTTAAATCGAGTCTCGATCGACCATTTCACTCCTGCTAGAACTGAGTCGGAATGTTAGGATATGCaatatgtatatggatttgaggtAGGCTAGGACCTATTATACCTCTTTTATATATCACTATCATTGCAATACAACAATAAAAAAAAGTTTGGCTTTATCTATTTTGACATCTACTACTATCATATTTGTACGGTTGCCTTCGAGAAAGTGTCAAATCACGTATTGGAAGAtgaattttttttcttatttttttagattttttcagttgttggagatagctCATGTATCTTACTCGGTATTATTCGCTACTATAAGTATATtgacattaattaccaaaaaaaaGTGTGGGCAATTAATACTGTAAAGGATTGCCAAAAATGTAAAGAAATCGATGTACTCCTTCCGTCtcagttcatagggcttgcgcGTATCCCTAGGTTACTAATTTAGCCAACAAACTATCATttgtataatataaatatcattagAAATTAGAACATCTAATTTttttaatgatatatattttataatatatattttatattattatcatcaaatttacgatctttttttttttgagattttcCTGGTCTTAGTACATCTTGTAGTATCTTAACTCACGCACTACACActcctcacacacacacacaacaccacACACACGCCACCCGTGCGCAAGCTAGACCTAACCAAACCTATACTAAGACATGAGCCTCCGCGAGCCTAGATCTTCGGGAAATCCCTCGCGGTGGTGGGCACACCACAATACCAGTTGTCGAACCGCGGTGGAAATTGGCTCCGTAGCTTGAACCGGGCCGGACCGATTTATGGGCTCGGTCTTCGCATATATGCAGCCCATAGGGCCCTCCAGAAATAGGCTACAGCGCCAACACTGGACACTGTGCAGGTGAGACACTCGGTAAATTCGCTCCCGGGGAGTCGAACTCACGAGCGGGCAGCCAGCTACTGCTGGGCTTTGCCAACGCACTACGCGCGTTCCTCATCAAATTTACGATCTAGGAATACGCGTAATCCCagtgaactgggacggagggagtactgattactaagactagtcatagtggggaataacatagagtagtaacatggtgtatgttactaccctatgttactaccttcatagtgggtagttacatatatgtggtgtcatgcatgccatatttattagattgtagactcatcttgtcttgagaagtgtgatgttatggtaacatagctagttaccaccccactctcttttttcatttattgacatgccatgtcaccaaaatgctttggagtatgtgatgttactacctatgttactcccactatgagcagccggtGGTTGTGAAAGGAGATATGCGAATATCGATGCCTCGGTGGCGCACCAACCACACTGCGCGTCACTACCTGCGTCAGTAGCTGAATACTACCCCTAAGTTAGGGGCCCTAACGAAAAATCAAGTACTCGCCAAAATAGCTGTTGCAAAAGGAAAATGAGGGTACAAACGGAAGCATCGAGAAGCGCGGTGGGGCTACCATTGACCAACCGCACCGCACCCACCTGCCCCCCTTCCAATCCGTCGGCGTCGCCTGTTAAAAGGCGAcccagatggtcatcttctccatcCCACCCGCATCGACTTTCTTGCCTAGCTAGAAGAGGAGAAGTGTGAAGGTTTTCGAGAGAGTTTGGGAAGAGATTTATCGATGGCTCCCGTGAAGCTGTACGGCGCGACCCTATCGTGGAACGTCACCAGGTGCGTGGCCGCGCTGGAGGAGGCCGGTGTCGACTACGAGATCGTGCCCATCAACTTCGGCACCGGCGAGCACAAGAGCCCCGAGCACCTCGCCAGGAACGTAAGTTCAACCTCCACCCGGCACCCACCCACGCGCGCGCCTGCCGCCGGATCTCCTCACATAGCTGTGTCAATTAGTCTCCACTCTGACGCCGTTTACCTCTAATTTCACGAAATGATATACTGTATTGATCTGTCGTTTTAGAGGGGTCCGGTCGCTTCCCTCCATGTCTCTACCAccgtttagtttagtttagttcagTTAGCCGGAGAGATGTTGCTGTCGTCCGTAATCTATCGTGATAAACACTCCTCCGCCCGCTGCTCTCCAATCTTTAGTTACTTGACTGGATTCAGCCTAGTTGCACTTTGGAGAAACAAGTGTTCCACAAAGCCACAACTTCCTGCACCCAGAACCCACGCCACCTACCCTATTGTTATTGTTATGTGCCTTCTTAATGAACAGACGATTTTTATTTTCTCTCTTTATTAAGCATTAAGGTGCTTCTGACAAAGTTAGTCACCCTTTTAGTTTTCTTTACCTTTTCTCTTAGTAAAATTATGCATTTTATTCAGCAGTTAAAATCATTCAGATTTGCTTGGTGATAGGAGAGGTGTGGTAATTAAAAGCTGGGTCTTAAGGTTTCTAAGAAGCATGTTCTCTTCCCAAAAAAAACAAAGGAAGCATGTTCTCTTCCCAAACAAAATAATCCTTTTGTTCAGGAAATAATCTTTCAACATACGCAGGAGCCCAAGCAGCCTGTTAATTTGTTAATTCCCAGAAAGTTGTCAGCAaaacataaaacaaaacaaaatgtaCCAACCATTCAGCTTAACACCTATTACTACCTCCCAGTGACATTTTTTGCCGCACAGCAGTCACGTCAGCATCTCAACACTGTTTTCGTCAGTTATCCTGGGCATAGGCATTGGCCTTGCTTGTACACCAGTCGACCGGCGATCATTCACACAATGCTTCACTCTGCAAGATAGAAGTACAAGTACCCAGCACAATTGACTGTTTGTTCTCCTCCTTGTGAAATCCTGACAATAATTTGATGATCTCAGTCCGAGACCTAATCAACATGTTATAGAAACAAGCCTGTTTCTAAGAGTCCAGAGTACGCAACAGCCAACTGCTAGACCAACTGCAAGAATGAATAAGACTGTTTTTCACACACATCCAATTTTTTGCAAAGGATGTGACTCTGCTactagcattctatgaagcacggACATCACAGCTTCTTCCCTGCTATTTTAGCCATTTCAAGATTGATACTATTCTATATTTTAGAACTAGCAAACATATTTGTAAGCATTTACCACCTGTCTAAGCACCTACTTTCCACGCCCTCTCTTTGTTCAGATCTACAGTAACTACAGATTTGTTGAATGTGCAATTAGTCATGCATTTTGTTGTCAAATTACGTATTTATACAATTGATATGCTATTAAAAGATACATTTAATGATATTTTCAACTGTTTTATTATGTATCAACTCGTCTGTTTGCTACCATGTATCTGTATCACTGTTTTTACACGAAAAGAATCATCTATAAATGAAGTCATTCCCATAGGATGTCATCTTATTGACATATGTATTTTGAGTAACCAATCTCAAATGTGAATTTCACAAGAACTGTGGCGTATGATTCATGTGATTGCTAAAACTCACTGTCTTCATATGGTCCTCTGCAGCCATTTGGTCAGGTGCCCGCTTTGCAGGATGGTGACCTGTACGTCTTTGGTACGATTCTACCTCTTTGAGATATTTTCTCTTCACCCCTTATAACTAAAACTATGAAAGCTTTTTACAGTACTGATGTTGTGATTCTATAATGGTACCTAAGTAGTGCAAGACCAGCTTCACTTGATTATTATCAAGCTTAAGAATTTCTTCTTAGGAGGACATCATGAAAAAACAAATTATGTGTAATTTTTAGCTGTCATCATATTAGAAAGATTATACTTTTCGGGTCTTGGTTGCCATGTGATTCAGTATTTCCACTAGACCAATAATGAGAGTTTTCTTGTTATACCATTTGTAGAAACTAAAGTAATTGGAAGGATCAAACCGTTGAGAAATACACTTGAATTTTTTTACAATTATTAGCAAACCTTCTCTCGAGCGGTGAAGTAATACAGTTACCAAACATAATGAAGTTTAGAATTGTGATGGGTTTTACTATTATTTTGCTAGGTTAAGTCCAATTTACATACTCCTTCAGAATCTTCGGGAAATTTGCCATCGTTGACCATAACTCTGGTTCTGTTtgttgttcttttccttttagaGTCCCGTGCTATTTGCAAGTATGCATGCCGCAAGAACAAACCAGAGCTGTTGAAGGAGGGCGACCTGAAGGAGTCAGCCATGGTTGATGTGTGGCTTGAAGTTGAGGCCAATCAGTACACCGCTGCACTGAGCCCCATTGTCTTCGAGTGCCTCGTCCACCCTATGCTTGGCGGAGCTACTGACCAGAAAGTCGTTGAGGAAAACCTTGGCAAGATTAAGAAGGTGCTGGAGGTGTACGAGGCACGCCTGACCAAGTACAAGTACCTGGCTGGAGACTACCTCAGCCTTGCGGACCTTAACCATGTGTCTGTCACCCTTTGCCTGGGAGCTACACCGCATGCATCTTTGTTCGACGCATACCCTCATGTGAAAGCCTGGTGGACTGGCTTGTTGGCGAGGCCGTCTGTCCAGAAGGTCGCTTCGCTGATGAAGCCATGATCTTAGAGTTGTTTTGAGTGCTGACCATGAATAAGCCGAGGTGTGCCCCAACGTATGTCTGTTCGAAGACTGTGTTGTTGTGATGTGGTCCTTGATGTTGAATGTTCAGGCTTCTGCTGGTGTGCTGCTTGTAATACTCCAATCTTGTACTGAAATGAGCATTCCCGTGCTCTGGCTTTTAATAAATTCTTCCTTCAGGTATCCCAGCTTTGATATTTTCTCATCTGTTGCTTAGATGTTCTATTCATTAGCAGAAAACTAACTCCACATATGGTTTGGGGTCTATGTCATATCTGGTGCTTCCATTCATCTTTGTTTGCTTTATTAAGAAACAGACAAGGGAGATTGTTCTGGAAGCCCTAGACACTGAGCATGAGTATATGCATAATGAAGGATGATATGCTGAATAGTTCCAACGAGCAGACAAATAGCATCCAGCATTGATATTTGTCGTTTACCATGTTGATGTTTAAGCATACTTGTCTGATAAAAAAGCCTGGGCTGCAAATATGCCAAGGCCTGCCGGTGTGAAGCCAACCCACTTAACCCAGCTCCTGGACTCTGACAATGCTCACCTACCGTTCTTACCGAGGTTGAAACAGATAATGACATCCTCTCATTTGCCGCAACCGTGCGCTGCTAAACCTCCTGAATACTAACATGGATGGATCTTTCAGTATTGATTCAGAGACTGCGTTGGCGATGTTCAGGGTGCCGGCATGGAGGAGCGGTGGGGGCCTTGCCCACTTGACCATTAGATTGGAAATAGACAGCCGAGATTCAAGAACTGTAGCACATACACCACAGATAGTCATGTAGCATATGTACTGTAGCCGACCCACTGTAAGCAGACGGCCTGTAGCTGGGTTGTAGGCACTGGATCTGAATCCTTTCTGGATAGTGAGAGTTCAGAAGAGATCAGCGATGGCTCCGGTGAAGCTGTACGGCATGACCATGTCGTGGAATGTGACGAGGTGCGTGGCCCCCCTGGAGGAGGCCGGCATCGAGTACGACATCGTACCCATCGACTTCGGCGCCGGCGAGCACAGGAGCCCCGAGCACCTCGCCAGGAACGTACGTATACTCTAACCGCCTCCACGCACGTCCCCTTTGATTGGTACGAAATTGCAGTTCGCTCTCGTGCTGCTGTAGTTCAGTGAACTCGCCCAGAGGGATGGTCGCTTGCCATGCCTCTGTCTCTGTATAGTTTACGGGAGAGATGCTGCTGTCGTCCGTAGTATCTCAGGATTTGAAGGGGATTACGATTCGGAAATTACTAGGGTTCAATTGGGGATTGAAATTTAGGAAGACCGAAACTTTCTGAAAAAAACATGAGAGTAAATCAAATCCCAAGCTCAGGGTGTACAATTGTGGATTTCGGTGCAGCTTGTCTCAGATTGGCGAACGATTTGGGCGTCGCCCGCGTGGTGACCTTAATTAAGTAAGTAATTAACACCTCCGTTGTTCTCCAATCTTTAGTCACTTGACTTTAGCCCAGTTGCACTTAAGATAAACATAATGTTCCCCACATCCACACTTCCTGCATCCAGCACCGACGGCTGCTACTTTTTACTAGTACATCTTCAGATCTTCTCCTAAACCTTGTGTTCACAAATATTTGGATACGGAAAACTCTACACATGCCTTTGGTGACCTGCTAGTTTAATGTCTGCAAATTGTTTGTTTTTCTATATGTAAGCCATATGTGCTCTCTAACCTATATTTTTACTTTTTTCTTTAACTACAACTATGTTCTAGCTTACATCTATTAATGTgcattttttcgaaaaggggaatTTAACCCTGGCCTCTGCATCAAGCGATGCACACAGACTTTTTATTGTAAAATTTAGACATTCAAGTTACTACAAATCATGGATCATATAAGGTCGATACAAGGTCGATACACAGGTGCTTTTAAGTTAATAACCTATATTTTTATCTTTTTTCTTTCAGTTACAACTATGTATCTAGCTTATAGACCCATTACGTCCATTCGACAGATGTGGTAGGCCTTCTCAGTGTTCATTACGGGATAAACATTAGTAAAAACGTCAACATTCTAAATTGGAACCCCCGCGGACTAAACAGCAGAGTACGCCGCGACGCAGTACGCGATCTCGTCTGAGACACACACGCCTCCATCGTCTGTTTGCAGGAAACATAGCTTGACAACGTCGATAATGGCACTATCTCCTCCACCCTCGGTCAAAACTTCGTCGCTAACTACGCCTTTTTGCCCGCCACCGGCACGTCTGGAGGTATTATCCTTGCTGTGTCGGATGCATACTTCACCCTCTCGGATGTCCACACCTCCGAAAACACCCTTTCGACATCGATCACGATGTTAGATGAAGGAACCTCCTGGTTTATCACCTGTGTCTATGGCCCGCAGACTGAAGCCGACAAGCTTCTCTTCATCGACGAACTCAGGGCCTTGCAGACCGTCGTCCACGATGCTTGGCTCTTGTTGGGAGATTTCAACCTCATCACTAAGGCCTCGGACAAGAACAACCTTAATATCAACCGCCGTCTCATTAGCAAATTCCGGGCTGCCCGGGATTTCCTCGCCCTCAAAGATATGCGGATGGACGGGAGGCGCTTCACTTGGTCCAATGCCCGCATGGCACCGCGTACTCACCAAGATAGATCACGTTTTCTGCACCGCTGACTGGGACGCCCTATTCCCGGATGCCCATCTCCAAGCCATTACCTCTGCATGTTCTGACCACGCGCCCCTTTTCCTACAGGGGCTGTCTCCACTAACAGGAAGCCCTCCTTCAAGTTCGAAGAATTCTGGCTACGCGTGCAAGGGTTCAAGGAGACTGTTTCCGAAGCATGGACTAAAACCCTCTCGGCTAATGACCCGATCCGTCGCATCCACATCAAGCTCGCCCGAACGGCCAACGCCCTTAAATGCTGGCACAGAAAGAGCATCGGCGACCTTAGAATTCAGCTTGCTACCGCAAAAGAGATCATAATGCGCCTGGACCTCGCAGAGGAGGCTAGGCCGCTTTTCGATGAGGAGAGCGCCTTACGTCGACAGATAAAGAGCTCCTACTTGGGCCTTCTCTCCATCCAAAAGATTAAACTACGCCAACGCTCTCGCCTCACTTGGATACGGCTTGGCGACGCGAACATAAATTTTTTTCATGTGCGTGCCTGAAAGCCTGGGATGCCTCACCCTTGGTGGAAAGGGTGAGGCAGCCCAGGCTTTCAGGGAGAGGGTTATTAAGGAGggcccttgggaggaaggaggTGATGCAAACATGATGTGGACGAGTATGGTGACCTGCTTGCGGAAGGTCGCTGTAGAGGAGTTTGGGGTGACTAAGGGAAGTAGAAGGGAAGCTAAGGATACCCGGTGGTGGAATGATGAGGTCCGAAGGTTATTAGGGAGAAGAAGGACTGTTTCGTATGCCTATATCCGGACAAGAGTGCGActaacatggagaagtacaaggtggcgaagaaggccgcaaagcgggcggtgagtgaagcaaggggtcgggcgtatgaggacctctaccaacatttaaacacgaaggaaggcgaaagggacatctataagatggccaagtttagggagaggaagacgagggatgtcaacgaagtcaaatgcatcaaggacggagaGGATCAACTTCTTGTGAAGGATGAGGCGATCAAGTgtagatggcgggagtactttgacaacctttacaatggagaggttgagagctctaccattgagctagacgactcctttgatgataccagcATGTGCTTTGTGCGACGTATCCAAGAGTCTAAGGTTAAGGATGCGTTAAGGAGGATGAAAGGAGGCAAGGCGATGGGTCCTGATTGTATCCCCATCGAGGCGTGGAGAGGCCTTGGAGAcgtagcgatagtatggctaactaagcttttcaacctcattttcggtcaaacaagatgcccgaagaatgaaggcggagtattttagtaccaatcttcaagaacaagggggatgttcaaagttgtactaattaccgtggaatcaagctgatgagccatactatgaagctatgggagagagtcattgagcaccgcttaagaaggttgacaagcatgaccaaaaaccaatttggtttcatgcctgggaggtctaccatagaagccatcttcttggtacgacaactgatggagagatacagggagcaaaagaaggaccttcatatggtgttcattgatttggagaaggcctatgataagatacctcggaatgtcatgtggtgggccttggagaaacacaaagtcccaataaagtacattaccctcattaaggatatgtatgataatgttgtgacaagtgttcgaacaagtaatgactttccaattagaatagggctacaccaagggtcagctttgagcccttatctttttgatttggtgatggatgaggtcacaagggatatacaaggagatatcccatggtgtatgctctttgcggatgatgtggtgctagtcgatgatagccgaacgggggttaatagaaagttagagttgtggaggcgaactctagaatcgaaaggttttaggcttagtagaactaaaactcgAATACATGAGGTGCGGTTTCAgctctactaggcacgaggagggagaggttagccttgatgggcaggtggtaccggagagagacacttttcgatatttggggtccatgttgcagaatgatggcgatatcgatgaagatgtgggccaccgaatcaaggctggttggatgaagtggcgccaagcttttGGCGTCCTCTGTGacgagagtgccacaaaagctaaaaggcaggttttataggacagctattcgacctgcgatgttgtatggcgcgcagtgttggccaacgaagagacgacatatccaacagttaagtgtagcagagatgcgcatgttgagatggatatgtggccacacaagaaaggatcggggacggaatgacgatatacgggagagagttggggtagcaccgattgaagagaagctggtccaacatcgtctcggatggtttggacatatccaacggaggcctccgaaGCGCCAGAggcatagcggacggataaagcgtgctgagaatgttaagaggggtcatggtagaccaaacttgacatgggaggagtccgttaagagagacctgaaggtttggaatattgacaacaaagatttagccatggacacgggtgcgtggaagttagctatccacgtcccggaaccatgacttggctttgagatcttatgggtttcaactctagcctaccccaacttgtttgggactgaaaggcttggttgttgttgttgttcgtgCAAATGGGAGAAGAAGGAAGGTCCACATCCAGTCCCTTGCCTCTGATAGTGGATTGGCGATcacttccaaagataaagaagaagtattgctgcatcacttcaaacatcttCTCGGCACCAAAGCACCTAGGCCTCTGAGCCTCGCTTGGGAGAGCATCGGATACGTGCCACATGACCTCTCCGATTTGGACGTCGCCTTTACAGACGATGAGATTAAAGAGGCCGTCTTCTCCCTACCCGCCATCAAGGCCCCTGGACCAGATGGATACATCGGCGTCTTTTTTAAGTCTTGTTGGGACATTATCAAGAACGACATTATCGCCGCCATCATGCACATGTCCCATCTTCGGGAGGGCTGCGCTAGCCTTGTCAACTCCGCCAACATCATCTTCATCCCCAAGAAAGCTGAGGCCACTTCAGTGGGAGACTACAGGCTGATTAGCCTCATCCATAGTCTTTCAAAGATTTTCTCCAAACTTCTGGCCAACCGCCTGGCTCCAATGCTCCCGGATATCGTCTCCAAGTGCCAAAGCTCCTTCATCAAGAAAAGAAGCATTCACGACAACTTCTTACATGTTCAGTACGGGAACTTCATGCTAACAAGACCCCGAGCCTATTCCTCAAGCTTGATATCTCCAAGGCCTTCGATTTCGTAGGATGGGCTTACCTTCTCGACGTCATGTCTGCGCTGGGGTTTGGCCAGGCTTGGAGGGACTGGGTTTGTCTTTCCCTTTCCTCGGCCACGTCCAGAGTGCTGCTAAATGGTGAACCTGGCACCCCTTTCTGCCACGCCCGCGGTCTCAGACAGGGAGACCCGCTATCACCCATGCTGTTCATCCTCGCCATCGACCCCCTACAACGCATCCTATCCTCGGCCACTCAATTGGGCATTCTGAGTCCCATAGGTTGTAGGACCAACCGCTGCCGCATCTCTCTATACGCGGACGATGCTGGAATCTTCGTAAACCCCAGTAAGGAGGACCTTTGTGCCATCTCTTCCATTCTCGACTGCTTCGGAAAGGCCAGCGGACTTGTCACGAACATGACCAAGACGGAAATtttccctagggcggcgcggccgacgtCAACCTTCGTGAAATTCTCAATGACTTCCCCGCGAAGCTTGCTCGCTTCCCCGGCAAATATTTAGGGCTCCTCTCGCATTTCCGCCGTCTTCGGAAGGTGGACCTACAGCCCCTAATCGACAAGATCGCCAGAAAGCTCCCGGGTTGGATCGGCAAGAACCTTGCTAGACCTGGAAGGGTCATCCTTGCGAAGACGGTGCTCATGGCCACTGGCATTTACCATGCCACTGCCATTCCTCTGCCAAAATGGGCTCGTGATAGGATCAACAAGATTGCCAGGACTTTCGTCTGGGCCGGTGAAGAGGGTGAACATGCCGCCCAGGGGAAAGCTCTTGTGAAT contains:
- the LOC124660117 gene encoding glutathione S-transferase 1-like, with amino-acid sequence MAPVKLYGATLSWNVTRCVAALEEAGVDYEIVPINFGTGEHKSPEHLARNPFGQVPALQDGDLYVFESRAICKYACRKNKPELLKEGDLKESAMVDVWLEVEANQYTAALSPIVFECLVHPMLGGATDQKVVEENLGKIKKVLEVYEARLTKYKYLAGDYLSLADLNHVSVTLCLGATPHASLFDAYPHVKAWWTGLLARPSVQKVASLMKP